The window CTGGCCAGGACCAGCCGCTCGACCTCGGTTTGACGCGCTGCCTCGAGAACGTTGATCGTGCCGAGCACGTTGTGGCGGGCAGCCTCGAGCGCTTCGCCGTGAGCCTGATCGAGATCGGCCAGGGCAGCGAGATGGTAGATCACCGAGCACCCCTCGGCCACTCGACGGACCTCGTTGGTGTCGAGGATGTCGCCGGGAACCATCTCCTGACCCTCGATCAGGTACGGCGAAGAATCTCGATCGAAGATCCGAACTTCAAAACCGCTGCGGACCAACTCGTCGGCGATAAAGCTGCCGAGAAAACCGGAGCCGCCGGTGACCAGGGCTCGGCTCATTCCGTATCTCCTGCTTCCGCCAGCGCACGCACGAGATTCTCGACCGCCTCGAGCTCCATCTGGAGCCTGCATTCCGCGGCGTAGGAACCGATGTGCGGAGTGAGAAGTGTGTTGCGCAACTCGATCAGGCCTCCGTGGTAGGGCTCGTCCTCGAAAACATCCAGGTACGCGCCGGCGAGTCTGCCGTCGCGTAGATTCTCGGCCAAAGCCGCTTCGTCCACAAGGCCGCCGCGAGCGCAATTTACCAAGACGGCGCCATGCTTCATCAACTCGATCCGGCGCCGGTCAAGCAGGTTGCGGGTCTCGGGCGAGAGCGGAACATGCAACGAAACTACATCGCTGGCCGTCAGCAGAGAATCGATCCGGGTGTACTCGACGCCGTTCTGCTGTGCCCAGGCCGGATCTGGCTGCAGATCGACTGCAAGGTGTCGACAGTGAAAGGGACTCAGAAGATCGACCAGGGCCCGACCGGCGCGACCGGTTCCGATGATGCCGACCGTCTTGCCCGACAGCAGTTGTCCCATCGGCTTTTGCCAGCTGCCCCGGCGCAGGTCTCGATCGGCTGGAACCAGATGGCGGAGAACGGCCAGCAGCCCTCCGAGGGCGAGCTCGGCGACAGCGCGCGCGGGCGGGTCGGGCGTGGTCGAGACCCGGATGCCCAGCTCCTCGGCCGCGACCAGGTCGACACTCTCGAGGCCGGTTCCGACTCTGGAGATGGCTTTCAGGCTGTCCGCCGCGGTCAAGATCCCGCGGTCGAGAAGCTCGGTGCCGGCTATCAAGCCATCGACACCGGCCAGGGCCTCGCGGGTTTCTTCGGCTTCGAGTTTTCTACTGTGCGGGTTCAACCGGTAGCTGTAACCGGCTCGGTCGAGGGCATCGAGAGGCTCGGGCGAGACCCGTCCGAAGGATGAGGTGGAAATGAAGATTCTGGGTTTCTTCAAATCGCTCCCCCGGGCCAAAGAGTCGCCCATTGTCCCGACAGCTCGTTGTCAGACGTGTGCCGGCTGCTGGCACCAGCCGCGACTTCAGGGCTGGATATCCGACGCGCGACGGGGCTCTCTTCTATCGATGGTCGTGCCGGCCACAAGGGCGCCCGCGGCGCTGGCCATGGGCAGCCAGCCGGCGACAACACAGGCCCGGCAAGTTTCATCGGCTCGCAGCACACCGATGGAATTCGTGCGACTCACGATGCCGTCGCACAACCAGTGGAAGACCTCCCGGCCCTGTTGCAGTTCGGTGGTTTCACCGACCGTGAGATTCTGGGATTGCCCGAGCTCGAACGGGTCGAGCGCGAAGCGGCAATCTTCGTAGTCGAGCACTTGGACGAGCTTGGTCTCCGAGCGGCTGATTTCCGTTCCCGTGACGTCGGCCACGGCCACATAGAACTCGGCGGCCTCGTGCTTCTGAGCCTCCAGCCAGTCCTCCAGCCACTCCCGATCATTCCCTTTCATCCAGTCGCGGGTTTGGAGAATCTCCCACCATTCGTCGGTGAGCTCCTGTTGTTCCCGCTCTTCGGGCTTCGGGAAGACGACCCAGTAGTTGCCGTCGCCTTTCGCGTTCATTTCGACCCAGTAGAAAGCCCCAGTTCGATTCAAGCGCCGGAAATAGAGCCTAGCCTGTTCGCTTCCATCGATCTCGGGCGCGACCTGCGCTGAGTAGCCGATGGTCGATTCGCTGGGAAGGCACTCGAGCGGCTTGGTACTGATCTCCAGGGCCGAGGCGCCCGGGGCAAGAAACAGTGCGGCGGCTGTGCCTAGATAAAGAACCCCTTGTCTGATACTCATTCTCACAGCTCCCATAGCTGAGCCGCCTTCAGGAAGCGACAAAAGTAGATTACGCGGCCGGCTCGGAGTTCGTCAAGAAAGTACTTCACAGTGAAGGCGGAATCAGGATCCTGGCGATATAGCCGTCGACGAATGGACTTTTCGGCAGGTTCGGCAGGGCTTCTCGGAGGATCGAATCGGCCTCCTCGGGGTCCCCGATCTCGTAGGTCGCGACCGCCAGGTAGAAGAGGAGCTCGGGCCGATCACCCGACGGTCGTCCGCCCCGATCGAAGTACTCCAGCACCGATCGCCAATCGGATGACAGGTAGGCGACCTCGGCGGCAAGGTACTGAGCCTGCGGGGAATCGGGGTAGTCGTTGGCCAGCTGGATGGCGTTCTCCATGGTCCGGTCGAGATGCTCTCGGAACCGGCTTGCCGCGATCTCTTCGCGCAGTCTGCGCATGCGCTCTTCCAAAGAGAGCCCGATCTTGATCTCCGGGAGATCCGTTCGGGATTTCCGAGGCGCGTCGTCCTCGAGCTCGGGCGGGACCCTTTCCGCGGCGCCCGGCTCCTGCGTCGAGGACTCGTCGGGGGATGTCGCAAGCGAGTCGTCGGTTGTCTCTATCCTCCGCGCCGCCCGGGCGACTCTGGGTGCCTGGCGTCTCTCGATCGGCAGAGCTTCGAGCAGAGCCGCGGCCTCAGGAGAGCGTCCGGCCGAGACCAGGCAGTCGATGACGAATGCCGCTCCCAGATTGCTCGCGGTGAGAGTAGCGCAACCGCTGAGGGCGGCCAGAACCGGTTCGCATTCTTCGCGGTCGGCCGCGATCTCGGCGCGCAGACAGAGGGCCCGCTCGTTGCCGGGCTGTGCCACCAGCAGTCTGTCGAGGAGCTCGCTCGCCGGCGCGAGTCGGCCGCTTCGGTGGTGCACCTCGGCGAGTGCCAAGAGAGCTTCGGCGTCGTCCGGATTCTGGGTAAGCTGCCGCTCGAGCGCCTTCCTCCGCCGCCTCTGGGGCCGAGGTTGGGTGTCCGGCATCCGGGGTTCGGGCGCCGCCGCCAAGTGCGAGAACATCGGCACTCGCTCGAGGTCGCTTTTGGAGAGCGTTGCTTGGAGCGCGTTCTCGAAGACCGCTTTGAGAGCGCCGTCGATGCCGGAATAGGCATTGAAGCGATCCTCGATCTCCGCCAGTCGTTCGACTGTCTCGAGGAGCTCGGCCGTGTTGCCGTCGCTTGCCTGCGCCCGGCCGAGCTGGATCAGCCCCTCGGCGAGGAGCGTTGGTTCGTCGAGAAAGCCGAAACAGGCCGTGCGAAGCTTATCTTGCGCTTGCTTCGTCCGGCCGAGCTCCAGATCTCGGACCCCCTGGTCGAGAAGTCGCGTGTAGAAAGGGTCGACGGCGGCGGCCGTCCGTGGCACCAGGCCCGCAACGACCGAGAGCAGCGCCACAGCAGGAAGGAACTTGGTCGCGTTCATCGGTAAGGTCGAACTCGAATCGCTAGTGGATGGGACGATTGTTGATGACTGCCTGCGGGTTGTCCAGAGTCAGTCGCCTCGCGAACGCTTCGCCATATGTCCTGCTGAGGTGTTGAAAAGCTCGGCTCAGCCCAGGTGGCCGCCCGGACAGATCGTGCGCATCGCTCGCGATGAACTGTATCAAGCCGGCCGCCAACATTCTCTCGGACAGCGAGCGAACGCGCCGACCGAATCCGCCGGTCAGGCTCATTGCGGTCAGTTGAAACAGAGCGCCGTTGTCCGCGAGCCTGCGCATCAGGTCGAAATCGGACGCCAGGTCGGGAATGAACTCGGGGTGCGCGAAGATCGGACGCCAGCCCTCCAAACGGAGCTCGTGGCTGAGCCCCTCGGCGTCGAGTCCGTTCAAGCCGCGTCGATTGAACTCGAGCAGCAAGTAGCTCGAGCCCGCAAGAGTCAGAGTGCCGCCGCGGTCGGACTCGGCTAGGGCACCGAGGAGGCTGGGGTCGACGCGCACTTCTGCGCCCAGGTAAAGGCGCGGCGTGTCGCCGACCGCGGCTTGGAGGGTATCGAGCCGAGTTAGAAGCTCACCGGGCTCACAGTTCCACCAACTCGGCGTTCGTTGATGAGGCGTGGCGAGCATCGCCGTGCAGCCGTCGGTCGCCGCCCGGCGGCACATCTGAACCGCCACGTCGAGGTTGTCGGCGCCGTCATCGACAGACGCCAGAATGTGCGAATGAATGTCGATCATCAAGCGGCCGAGGAGCTTTCCACTTCCTCGCCGTACGACTCGTAGTAGTAGTACCTGCGGCCGTAGCCTCCGGAGCGCGTCGGCGCATAGCGGTTGAGCACGGTACCGAGGATTCGCACTTCCGCTCTGAGCAGCCGGTCTCTGCAGGTCTGAAGATCGTCTCGGGCGGCCTTGTTGGCGCGGAAGCAGAGGATTACTCCATGGCACATGGCCCCGACCAGCACCGCGTCGGTAACCGCGAGGACGGGGGGAGTATCTACGATCACGAAGTCGTAGTTCGCTTGAGCGAACGAGAGAAACGCTCGCATTCGATCCGAAGCAAGCAGCTCGGAAGGGTTGGGTGGATGTGGGCCCGCCGGGCACAGGAACAGGTTGTCGACGTTCGTTTGCAGAATAAGGCCTTCGGGCTGGGCTGAGCCGGTCAGGAAGTTGACGAGCCCGGCTCGGTTGGAGACTTCGAACACCTTGAACATTCGAGGCTTGCGCAAGTCGCCGTCGACGAGAAGCACCCGTTTGCCGAGTTGAGCCAGTACGGTACCGAGGTTTGCCGCGGTTGCCGTCTTCCCCTCGCCCGACTCGGCCGAAGTAATCGAGATGAGATTGAGCTTCTCCGCACTCGAGAGGAGAAGGGCGGTGCGCAGGGATCTATACGCCTCCGAGACCGCCTGGCGAGGGTGGACGGCCGGCAGCAGTTCGATCTGGCGGACGGAATCGCCGGCCAGGGCGGCCTGCGACCGCCTGCGGTAGCCGTAGTAGCCGGCCAAGCCGTAGCCCTTCGATGTCTCACTTACATCCGGAATGACCCCGAGAAGGGGAAGCTCGAGGAGCTTCTCCATCTCTTCCGGCGTTTTGATGGTTCGATCCAGGAAGTGCAACAGTAGGATCAGACCGATCCCGAGCGCGAGTCCGCCCGACACCCCGGTACCCAGATCGAGCCTGAGCGAGGGCCTGAACGACCGGGTGGGTACCAGGGCTTGCTCGACCACCCGGACGTTCGATTCTCGCTGGCGAAACATCCGGGCGGAGGTGTTGGCCGCGGACAACTGTCGCAGGATGTCGTCCTTCTTGGCGCGCCTGGCCTCGATCTCCATTCGCAGGTTGTTGTACTCGACCGAGGCGGAGCTCAGATCCATTGCTTCGGACTTCACCTGGTCGATCTCTCGCTCGATTCTCCTGACCTGGGATCGGGCCGCCGAGTATTCCGCTCTATAGCGGCTTTCGGCGTCTGCATAGTGTTTGTCGACCGCCTGCGAGTAGGCCCGCTCACCATCTTCGATGGCAGCTTTGAGCTCGACCATGGCGGGCCAGTCCGGCTTGTAGATTTGCAGCTTGGCGTCGTAGTCGGCCTGCTTCCTCAACCGCTCACGGCGCAGTTCGGTAATCAGCCCGTTCGACTCGTCATCCGCCACTCGGTCACGTGGAAGCTCGGGGAGGTCTCGGGAGCGGGCTTCCTTCTCCCTCAAAGCACCCTGAGCGTTCAGAAGCTGACCATTCAAACTGTCGAGTCGCTGCAGGGTGGGGTTGGATGCCGGATCGAGCGTGACAATGTCGGCGAGGCGAGAGTACTCCTCCAGCTGTTTTTCTTTCTGCTGGAGCTCCTCGTTGACGTTCTGCAGCTCGATGCCCAGGAACGTAGAGGTCTTGCTGACGACGTCCGAGCGGCTCTCGATGCTCCAGCTGATGTACTCCCGGGCGAATGCGTTGGCGAGCTCGGCGGCCCGCTCCGGGTCCGAAGAGGTGTAGCTCAACCGCACGAGCTCGGTGTTCAGAATCGGCGTGACCTTGATGCCGCCCAGCAGGCGCCGAGCAAGACGGGCGAGCTCGGTGGCATCGGTCGCTTCCGATCCGCCGAGAGCGAGATCTGGAGGAGAGTCCAACCCGAGGTCGGCTCCCAAGTCGAGACTCTGAACCACCCGCTCGGCGATTCCGCGGCTTCGGAGGAGCTCGTACTGAGTCGGGTAGTACTTCTGGGTGAGAAACGCCTCGAGGTAGGGATTCGATTCGTCGTTGAGGGCAAGGGGGCTGCGCTGCTCGATCTGGAGCAGCGTCGAGGCCCGATACTCGGCAGGCGTGATGTAGAAGTGAAGTAGAGCGATACTCGTCGTCAGAGCCACGACAATGGCCAGGAGGCGCCAGCGCGAGATGATCAGCTGCAAATACTCGCGCATGTCGAAGCTCGACGTGATCGGCCTGTGGGGCCGCTCCGGAGCCTCGAGCATGACCTCGCCGGTGCTCAAAAAAAGGACTCCTTGACGACCACGACGTCGCCGTTTCGAAGCTCTATGTCGGCCTGGCGCCCGCTCAGTAGCTTTTTGTAGTCAGCCCTTATCTCCTCGCCGGAACCGGAGCGACGCACTACGATGCTGTTCGAGGCGCGCTCCGAACGGCCTCCGACTCGCGCCAGGACCGCAACCAGCGTGATCTGGTCGGTGCTTCGGAACACGACCGCGCCCGGGTTCTGGACCTCCCCCATGCAGTAGATGGTTACGTTTGTCGCAGCCGGGACGTTGATCAGGTCGTTGGGCTTCAGGGCTATGTTGACGTCGGGATCGCCCAGCTCCAGCAGACGCTTAGAATCGATTTCGAGCTGATCCGAAAGCCCATTGGCTGACCTACGCAGGATGAGGATCCTGCCGCCGGCGCTCTCGGCCAAGCCGCCCGATTCTCTGATCGCGTCGAGCAACGTCCAACGACCGGAGAAAGGAAGTGCGCCGGGCTTCCTTACCGCACCGAGCACGGTGATCGGCTGGGATCGGTGTTCGATGACGCGCAACGTTACCGTGGCTCGCTGCAGGTACCTCTCGAAAGCCTCTTCGAGCACGCGCGCCGCCTGTGCGGTTGTCAAACCGCTGACCGCGATCGGTTCGATAGGGGGCAGCTCGATGGTTCCGATGTCCGTGATCCGGGTCTCCGCATTGAGCGATTCGTCCTCCAGAACCTCAATCGAGACGAGATCATTCGGTCCGATTCGGTAGGAAGCAGCCGATTCGTCGATCTGGCCGGTGCTTGGCAGGGGAAGTAGAGCGAGAATGACCCATCCGACCGTACGCAACAGGAGCTGTGGCGAAGGCTGGATCATTCGCGGATCCTACAACATGGGCAACAGGGGGTTACCAAGGTAGCAGCTCTTCGTGCAGCTCGATTCGCAGCCCTAGTCGAGTGTTGGATCGATTGAATTGCGGTTGGTTGGAGTCCCACGTCTCTTCGCTGAACCTACCGGTCAAGGTGAAGTTGTCCGAGAGCTTGAGTGCCGCCGTGAGTCCCAAGGCCTCGAGGTCGTCTTCGCGCTCGCTGCTCTCCGGCTCGACAAAGGTCGACGTGCCATTGTCCGCGAACACACCCGCGCTGAATCGACTGCTGAAATCATGGTTCAAAGCGACGCCGGCGAACCGACTCTCTACGATTCCGGTTGGCGAGGACACCGCAAATGACAAGCTTTCTTGGGCACGTAGGGCGACCGTGGTGGCAGCACGAAGTTTGTAGATCAGGTTGGCGGTGCCGATGCTTTGCTCGGTGTCGCCAAGTAGCGGATCATCGTAGTCGATACGGAGGTTCGCCCACTCGACGTTCATCTGCAGCCTGCCGGTCTGGTAGGCGAATCTGGCCATCGGCCCGGAACCGTCGTTCGACCTGTTTGTTTCGACGAGGAAATCGACCTCGATTGTCCTGTATCCGAGGCCCAGAACGACTCTCGAGCCCGCCAATTCGAGGCCGTAGCTTTGCCGGCTCGAATCCCGGTCGAGTGAGCGAAGGTCCAGTTCCGGAACGAATTGTTCGGCGTCTCGGTCGTGCTCTGCTTTGATCGATCTCGACTCCCCGAAGATCGCGAGTCTCCGGGTCATCCTGATGGCGAGGGCTAATGCGAGGCTGTCTTGCGCGATCTGAACAGGAGCCTCGAGCTCATTGCTCAGGGGCCGTTCTCGTTCAGTGCTGCTCGCGTTGGCCGCGAGTCTGAGCCTGTTGAAGTTGCCGAACCAGGCCAGACCCGAGTTGAGGTTGAACTGGCGCAGATCCTCGGAGTCCTGCCACCAGCTATATTCCGGTGTCAGGAAGGCCGAGAATACGGATTTCGATCCCAGGGGAAGGTAACCGACGATCCCGGCTCCTACAGTGGCATGTGAGTCGTTGACTCTGGTCGACTCGTCCGGCGAACTGAAGGCATTCTCGTCGTAGCCGACGTTGGTGAGGGAAAAACGGGGATCGATACGCAATGGCCCGAGCCGCCATCGAGCTTCGCCGGCGGCGCGCTGCACGCTATCGGCGAGGCTCTCTGGAGTTCTAAGCCGAGAGCCCGGAGCCGTGTACTGAGTGAATTGCGATCTTGCCGGTACACTGACACAGAGCGTAAGCAGGCAAAAGGTGACGGTTCTTATCGGCATTCAGTTGGGCTCCTCGCTTCGGCTCGGTACTCTTGGCTCCTGATGCGTTCTCGGCAGTCAATAGTACCGTCGGGCGGGAGGACGACCACGTACGTGCTCTGCATCGCGGTCGTCGTCGTTCCGCTGCTCTATGGTGGGGCGACGCCCCTCGGGACTCTGGTTGTTCGCCTGGCCGCGCTTGCCGTCTTCGCGCTTAGCTTTCTGGGTCGAAGGAGACTTCGTCCTCGGCACGAGCTGAACCGACTCTTGGCGGTCCTGGTTGCGCTCGCGCTGGTCGCGCTCCTGCAGAGCTTGGCCTGGCCGAGAGGACTGGTCGAAGCTCTGTCCTCCGGGCACGCGCAATTGGCGGGCGAGGCGGCAGCGGCAATCGGCGCGGAGCAACGGACTTGGATTGCCCTCTCGTTGAATCCGTCGGCTTCTCGGGAGGTTGCACTGGATATGTTGGTTCTTGGTGCCCTGGCATTCGGCGCCGCACGCGTTGGACGCCGTAGAAGCGGTCGCCGCCTGCTTGCGGCCGCAGTGCTCGCCTCAGCGAGTGTCCAAATAGTGCTTGGTTTGAGGCCGTGGCTGTCCGGTCAGGTGCCCCGGTTGCGCGGCTCGTACCTCAACCCCGATCATCTGTGCGTGCTGCTCGAGATGGCGGCGTGCATTGCTCTGGCGGCTGTCCTTCGAGCCGTGCTCTCGCAACGCCGATTCAGAAGCTGGGAGACGCGAGCGATCGCGGTGGTCGTGTTCTCTACGTTGCTTCTTCTGGTCCTGGCCGCCATCGCTTTCACCGGTTCCCGTGCGGCTCTGGTAGCGGTGCTGGTGGGTCTGCTGGTGCAACTGACGATCTTGCCTAGGGGGCGGCGCTTGGTGCCCGTTGCGATCGCCGCCGCGGTCGGCGTTGTTTCCTTGGGATACCTTTCCTGGATTGGCGTCGGACCGGCGTTCGGTCGCCTTACCGGAACCTCGTGGTTCGAGGTAGTGTCGAGTAGTCGTCTGACGGTCTGGCGCAGCGCCATCGATCTAGCTCGCGAGTTCCCCTTGGTGGGTACCGGGCTGGGGAGTTTTGATGCTGCGTTTCCGCTGGTGCAACCGTCGAATGTCGAAGCGGTGAGATGGGCGAAAGCACACAACGACTTCCTCGAGCTCGTCGTGACGGCAGGTCTCTTGGGCCTTGCTCTGGCGGCGGCGGGTGTCGGTTCTCTCCTGCTGACCCTTGTCCGCAGAATGCGGGCCGCTCTGAGAACAGATGACCGCTTGACGTATTCCACCGCGCTGAGTTGTCTTGCCGCCGTCGCCGTACACGAGACGGTCGACTTCGGCCTCAGCCTGCCCGCGAACGCGTTCGTTCTAACGGCGATCTTGGCTGCCGCGATCGGGGCGCGCGCCCGATCTACCCGATCTACCCGACCTAATCAATGAGCTCGATCGCTGTCGGGCGAGCGTGCCGACCGGCGATCGGCTCTATCTCGAGGGTGTGGAAGCCGGCTGAGTCCGGCGCCTCGATGGAAAGTCGCGCTCCGACATCGACTGCGCGGCATCCCTGAAGCTTGCTCGACCACGAGATCTCCACTGCTGCGCCGGCGGGGTCGACGTAGCCGAATCGAAGTCGCACTTTGTCGGGAGGGTTCTGCCAGGAATACTCGCGAAACCAGACACGCCGCTCCTGAGAAATGCTTTTGCTCTGCCAATCGTCGAGCTCCTGGTTCGTCTTTGCCGGCTGTTGACGCTGCCGGATTCTCCCTCGCACGGAACGCACGACTGCGCGCTCGGCCCAGTTGGGATGAATTAGACTCAGTGTCTGTTCCGCTTCGCCCGGCTTGCCCTCAGCGACCAGGCGGTTGGCTTTCTGCAGGAGGTAAGGGGTCCATTCCTCGGTTCTTGGGACGAGAGCGGTACGTGCGTAGTAGTCGGCGCTACCGACGTTACCCGCCAGCTCGGCGAGCCACGCGGCGTCCGATGACGCTCTGAACTGGCCGAGGGTCTGAAGCCGCCGCACGGTGGCCTCGGGTAGTGGACAGGTGTTGAGTAGACACTCGCGGTGAGCCCATTCGAGCCAGAGTCTGGCGCGTTGGCGGGGACCGGGCGGGATGGGGCCAGCAGGTAGCGTTTCGAGTGTGCGAACCAGAGTCTGCGCGTGCTCCGGGCCCACGGGCGCGCTCTCGAGTACCTGCACGCATTGGTATCGAGCCACGCGCGAGTTTCCCCCGGCAAGCCGCTTGGCTGCCTGGTCGAGCAGGTCATCGAAGTAGGCCGTCAGAATGGCGCGACCGCGAAGTCGGGCCTGGCAAGCGCGCTGCCAGTCGTTTCTCGCGATGAAGTGATTCTCGACTCGTTTCCAACTGATGGTGTCGGCCGGAATGAGCTCGAAGGCCTGTTCGAGCGAGTCCGCGCGACCGAGCCAGGCTGCGAGAAGCTGCTCCAGAGTAGAGCGGTCCTGGAACGCCTTCCTGAGCACTTCGACAGCGAACTGCTTCTCTTCCGACGTCATGAGCGACCACTCGTTCAAATACGCGGCACCGAGGATTCGACTCGGCTCGGCCTGGCTCGGGGCTCTCTGCATCGCG is drawn from bacterium and contains these coding sequences:
- a CDS encoding phosphoglycerate dehydrogenase, with the translated sequence MKKPRIFISTSSFGRVSPEPLDALDRAGYSYRLNPHSRKLEAEETREALAGVDGLIAGTELLDRGILTAADSLKAISRVGTGLESVDLVAAEELGIRVSTTPDPPARAVAELALGGLLAVLRHLVPADRDLRRGSWQKPMGQLLSGKTVGIIGTGRAGRALVDLLSPFHCRHLAVDLQPDPAWAQQNGVEYTRIDSLLTASDVVSLHVPLSPETRNLLDRRRIELMKHGAVLVNCARGGLVDEAALAENLRDGRLAGAYLDVFEDEPYHGGLIELRNTLLTPHIGSYAAECRLQMELEAVENLVRALAEAGDTE
- a CDS encoding tetratricopeptide repeat protein, which translates into the protein MNATKFLPAVALLSVVAGLVPRTAAAVDPFYTRLLDQGVRDLELGRTKQAQDKLRTACFGFLDEPTLLAEGLIQLGRAQASDGNTAELLETVERLAEIEDRFNAYSGIDGALKAVFENALQATLSKSDLERVPMFSHLAAAPEPRMPDTQPRPQRRRRKALERQLTQNPDDAEALLALAEVHHRSGRLAPASELLDRLLVAQPGNERALCLRAEIAADREECEPVLAALSGCATLTASNLGAAFVIDCLVSAGRSPEAAALLEALPIERRQAPRVARAARRIETTDDSLATSPDESSTQEPGAAERVPPELEDDAPRKSRTDLPEIKIGLSLEERMRRLREEIAASRFREHLDRTMENAIQLANDYPDSPQAQYLAAEVAYLSSDWRSVLEYFDRGGRPSGDRPELLFYLAVATYEIGDPEEADSILREALPNLPKSPFVDGYIARILIPPSL
- a CDS encoding tyrosine protein phosphatase is translated as MIDIHSHILASVDDGADNLDVAVQMCRRAATDGCTAMLATPHQRTPSWWNCEPGELLTRLDTLQAAVGDTPRLYLGAEVRVDPSLLGALAESDRGGTLTLAGSSYLLLEFNRRGLNGLDAEGLSHELRLEGWRPIFAHPEFIPDLASDFDLMRRLADNGALFQLTAMSLTGGFGRRVRSLSERMLAAGLIQFIASDAHDLSGRPPGLSRAFQHLSRTYGEAFARRLTLDNPQAVINNRPIH
- a CDS encoding polysaccharide biosynthesis tyrosine autokinase, which gives rise to MSTGEVMLEAPERPHRPITSSFDMREYLQLIISRWRLLAIVVALTTSIALLHFYITPAEYRASTLLQIEQRSPLALNDESNPYLEAFLTQKYYPTQYELLRSRGIAERVVQSLDLGADLGLDSPPDLALGGSEATDATELARLARRLLGGIKVTPILNTELVRLSYTSSDPERAAELANAFAREYISWSIESRSDVVSKTSTFLGIELQNVNEELQQKEKQLEEYSRLADIVTLDPASNPTLQRLDSLNGQLLNAQGALREKEARSRDLPELPRDRVADDESNGLITELRRERLRKQADYDAKLQIYKPDWPAMVELKAAIEDGERAYSQAVDKHYADAESRYRAEYSAARSQVRRIEREIDQVKSEAMDLSSASVEYNNLRMEIEARRAKKDDILRQLSAANTSARMFRQRESNVRVVEQALVPTRSFRPSLRLDLGTGVSGGLALGIGLILLLHFLDRTIKTPEEMEKLLELPLLGVIPDVSETSKGYGLAGYYGYRRRSQAALAGDSVRQIELLPAVHPRQAVSEAYRSLRTALLLSSAEKLNLISITSAESGEGKTATAANLGTVLAQLGKRVLLVDGDLRKPRMFKVFEVSNRAGLVNFLTGSAQPEGLILQTNVDNLFLCPAGPHPPNPSELLASDRMRAFLSFAQANYDFVIVDTPPVLAVTDAVLVGAMCHGVILCFRANKAARDDLQTCRDRLLRAEVRILGTVLNRYAPTRSGGYGRRYYYYESYGEEVESSSAA
- a CDS encoding outer membrane beta-barrel protein, producing MPIRTVTFCLLTLCVSVPARSQFTQYTAPGSRLRTPESLADSVQRAAGEARWRLGPLRIDPRFSLTNVGYDENAFSSPDESTRVNDSHATVGAGIVGYLPLGSKSVFSAFLTPEYSWWQDSEDLRQFNLNSGLAWFGNFNRLRLAANASSTERERPLSNELEAPVQIAQDSLALALAIRMTRRLAIFGESRSIKAEHDRDAEQFVPELDLRSLDRDSSRQSYGLELAGSRVVLGLGYRTIEVDFLVETNRSNDGSGPMARFAYQTGRLQMNVEWANLRIDYDDPLLGDTEQSIGTANLIYKLRAATTVALRAQESLSFAVSSPTGIVESRFAGVALNHDFSSRFSAGVFADNGTSTFVEPESSEREDDLEALGLTAALKLSDNFTLTGRFSEETWDSNQPQFNRSNTRLGLRIELHEELLPW
- a CDS encoding O-antigen ligase family protein, whose protein sequence is MLCIAVVVVPLLYGGATPLGTLVVRLAALAVFALSFLGRRRLRPRHELNRLLAVLVALALVALLQSLAWPRGLVEALSSGHAQLAGEAAAAIGAEQRTWIALSLNPSASREVALDMLVLGALAFGAARVGRRRSGRRLLAAAVLASASVQIVLGLRPWLSGQVPRLRGSYLNPDHLCVLLEMAACIALAAVLRAVLSQRRFRSWETRAIAVVVFSTLLLLVLAAIAFTGSRAALVAVLVGLLVQLTILPRGRRLVPVAIAAAVGVVSLGYLSWIGVGPAFGRLTGTSWFEVVSSSRLTVWRSAIDLAREFPLVGTGLGSFDAAFPLVQPSNVEAVRWAKAHNDFLELVVTAGLLGLALAAAGVGSLLLTLVRRMRAALRTDDRLTYSTALSCLAAVAVHETVDFGLSLPANAFVLTAILAAAIGARARSTRSTRPNQ